Proteins encoded within one genomic window of Oryza glaberrima chromosome 12, OglaRS2, whole genome shotgun sequence:
- the LOC127756471 gene encoding uncharacterized protein LOC127756471 — MDCIDEMPDLRSWNPDDEEEEEEKEEMPAVVDYSPHHRRRPSTFTRCGVIFDTDLIVRKPVEGAATGGRASHRTSTGFPFSVSLNLAVPPALSSIYLHCAEAVMPPTLEHGYFGRSSLVAADATHLLLLVVVPVKIQGMYDHEYPEEYFVYTADALRPSLADALCPTLTRLPRFPDNRQRLAGDIGILNHAAAAGDGFSFTVASLQTFMEWQSGEGSAAILHLQEMAKLSVLQCSVGSDLDEDNTKNNDSRWVVKNLAMPFDSQGDFGPRQWKSNIAFAYAGKLYWADYDIGLIYCDVLESSPKLQLIKFPVPVRKFELGVSGPDDNCGNSESFRTAGVSNGKIKFVDVDNCRAQSFAVIIRTWTLQMPQMVWKLDDVLNVKELWGSASFKKYDLHQWVPEYPVVSLLDPHIVHFVLHKHMHHDQVWMIAVDMRAKSVKSCKNYPKGEKEDGYKGLSFNIDFICSMLSK, encoded by the coding sequence ATGGACTGCATCGACGAGATGCCAGACCTCCGATCTTGGAATcctgacgatgaggaggaggaggaggagaaggaggagatgcCCGCCGTCGTCGATTACTccccgcaccaccgccgccggccgtccacCTTCACCCGCTGCGGCGTCATATTCGATACGGACCTCATCGTCCGCAAGCCCGTGGAAGGCGCCGCCACCGGTGGCCGGGCCAGCCACCGGACGAGCACGGGGTTCCCCTTCTCCGTGTCGCTGAACCTCGCCGTGCCGCCGGCGCTCTCCTCCATCTACCTGCACTGCGCGGAGGCCGTGATGCCCCCCACCCTCGAGCACGGGTATTTCGGCCGGTCCTCGCTCGTCGCCGCGGACGCCAcccacctcctccttcttgtCGTCGTCCCCGTCAAGATTCAAGGCATGTACGACCACGAGTACCCGGAGGAGTACTTCGTCTACACGGCCGACGCCCTCAGGCCTTCGCTGGCCGACGCCCTCTGTCCTACGCTGACGCGCCTCCCCAGATTCCCCGACAACCGCCAGCGCTTGGCCGGCGACATTGGCATCTTgaaccacgccgccgccgcgggtgaTGGTTTCAGCTTCACCGTTGCATCTTTGCAGACGTTCATGGAGTGGCAATCTGGTGAAGGATCCGCGGCCATCCTGCACCTCCAGGAGATGGCCAAGCTCTCCGTGCTCCAATGTTCAGTTGGCAGTGATCTAGATGAGGACAACACCAAGAACAACGACAGCAGATGGGTTGTCAAGAACCTGGCCATGCCTTTTGACTCGCAAGGGGATTTTGGGCCGCGCCAATGGAAGAGCAACATCGCCTTCGCCTATGCCGGCAAATTGTATTGGGCTGACTACGACATTGGCCTTATCTACTGTGATGTCCTGGAATCTTCACCCAAGCTCCAGTTGATCAAGTTCCCTGTTCCGGTGAGAAAATTTGAGCTTGGTGTCAGTGGTCCAGATGACAACTGCGGGAACTCTGAGTCCTTCAGGACAGCCGGTGTTTCTAATGGGAAGATCAAGTTCGTCGATGTTGACAATTGCCGCGCCCAATCCTTCGCCGTCATCATCAGGACATGGACACTGCAAATGCCACAGATGGTATGGAAGTTGGATGATGTGCTCAATGTCAAAGAACTGTGGGGGTCAGCATCCTTCAAGAAATACGATTTGCATCAGTGGGTGCCAGAGTATCCTGTGGTGAGCTTGCTAGACCCACACATTGTGCACTTTGTGCTGCACAAACATATGCACCATGATCAGGTCTGGATGATCGCAGTTGACATGAGGGCCAAGTCAGTTAAATCATGCAAGAACTATCCAAAGGGTGAGAAGGAGGATGGATACAAGGGGCTGTCGTTCAACATTGATTTCATATGCAGCATGCTCTCGAAGTAA